A stretch of Myxococcus hansupus DNA encodes these proteins:
- a CDS encoding TlyA family RNA methyltransferase: MKPRKERLDVLVVERGLAESRTKAQALILAGQVVVDDQRVDKPGTLIPQEAELRLKGEVMPYVSRGGLKLKGAIDHFELDVRGKVAADIGASTGGFTDCLLQHGAVRVHAIDVGYGQLHEKLRTDARVRSRERVNARYLTEEDLPEKVGVVVIDVSFISLTQVLPSVLTYLEPGGLLVALVKPQFEVGPDRVGKGGVVRDVAARQDAIDTVTAFVREQGLEVLGLMDSTVPGPAGNVEALLVASRP, encoded by the coding sequence GTGAAGCCTCGCAAGGAGCGGCTGGACGTGTTGGTGGTGGAGCGCGGGCTGGCGGAGTCGCGCACCAAGGCCCAGGCGCTCATCCTGGCCGGCCAGGTCGTCGTCGATGACCAGCGCGTGGACAAGCCCGGCACGCTGATTCCGCAAGAGGCGGAGCTTCGCCTCAAGGGCGAGGTGATGCCCTACGTGTCTCGGGGTGGGCTCAAGCTGAAGGGCGCAATCGACCACTTCGAGCTCGACGTGCGGGGCAAGGTGGCCGCGGACATCGGAGCCAGCACGGGTGGCTTCACCGACTGCCTGCTCCAGCACGGCGCGGTCCGCGTGCATGCCATCGACGTGGGCTACGGACAGCTTCACGAGAAGCTGCGCACGGACGCCCGGGTGCGTTCGCGCGAGCGGGTGAATGCGCGCTACCTCACGGAAGAGGACCTGCCGGAGAAGGTCGGCGTTGTCGTCATCGACGTGAGCTTCATCTCCCTCACGCAGGTGCTGCCGTCGGTGCTGACGTACCTGGAGCCGGGCGGGCTGCTGGTGGCGCTGGTGAAGCCGCAGTTCGAGGTGGGGCCGGACCGGGTGGGGAAGGGCGGCGTCGTGCGGGACGTGGCCGCGCGTCAGGACGCCATCGACACGGTGACGGCGTTCGTTCGCGAGCAGGGCCTGGAGGTGCTCGGGCTGATGGACTCGACGGTGCCCGGGCCCGCTGGAAACGTGGAAGCGCTCCTCGTCGCCAGCAGGCCCTGA
- a CDS encoding ATP-binding protein: MQADQRGRVLVVAAKEAGDALMERLTSSGYHCASTEKESGLAQVADTLQPEVVLLAVTAKRAAEMLESLRKVDRLQRLPVLVDLGRTRSAEAFKRLAVDDWIRSADEVVPRLEAALRVGRLRDREERIRMRMGMLLEITQAATSSLELEEILRIAVDKVGRVTGTDRCSVVLVEGSHARTAKVVATQEDPSLVQLDIEVMRYPELRRALETREAVVIDEAQRDPLMADVRTSILPLGVKSILVQPLICQGDLLGALFLRVSRADASFGRDEQEFAQAVAGVLANSIRNARLHTAVKKKREDLEEAYVQRYQELNDANRRLKELNRLKDEIIAVCSHDLRAPLQVLLGHGRLLQEGPLEAQQRQSAEAMIRQGKKILGLVESLLEKGKGEAARLSIEPRVLDVAQLCRDAVNELEILAADRGVALRADCPDSLMLIGDEVKLHEVLQNLITNAIHHARQDGEVVVSTQRLGRPDGDAAKVCVQDDGVGIPPDELHLVFDRYRHGGKGTGLGLAICKEFVELHGGEIWAESPPDTGCVFVFTLPLAQEAARNPRPPPAAAPSPQEQPRVLVVEDEPEIAAVLSEVLRSKYRVDVARDGAEGLARAKAQRPDLVVMDVFLPKLDGLDAAMALKSSTDTARIPVILLSAHQGVAEKVRSLNLGAVDYMSKPFNAVELLNRTERALKLRQGEREQQEKEKSSALQRRTGSDPATGLHDRRGLLLRLEQEVARSRRYHRALSLAVLRPDRPVDPVPSSIADVMRKRVRHPDAISHLGGGVFAVVLPECQADAARAVINRMLPDVEKVTDTEYRSAVADVSQDSDSVEMLLEKLGAPGPEDT, encoded by the coding sequence ATGCAGGCTGATCAGCGGGGACGCGTGCTGGTGGTGGCCGCCAAGGAGGCGGGTGATGCGCTCATGGAGCGGCTCACGTCGAGCGGCTACCACTGCGCGTCCACGGAGAAGGAGAGCGGTCTGGCGCAGGTGGCGGACACCTTGCAGCCGGAGGTCGTGCTCCTGGCGGTGACGGCGAAGCGGGCCGCGGAGATGCTGGAGTCGCTACGCAAGGTGGACCGGTTGCAGCGCCTGCCGGTGCTGGTGGACCTGGGCCGTACGCGCTCGGCGGAAGCTTTCAAGCGCCTGGCGGTGGACGACTGGATTCGCAGCGCGGACGAGGTCGTCCCCCGGCTGGAGGCGGCGCTGCGCGTGGGCCGGCTGCGGGACCGCGAGGAGCGGATCCGCATGCGCATGGGGATGCTGCTCGAAATCACCCAGGCGGCCACCAGCTCGTTGGAGCTGGAGGAGATCCTCCGCATCGCCGTGGACAAGGTGGGCCGCGTCACCGGGACGGACCGTTGCTCGGTGGTGCTGGTGGAGGGCAGCCATGCCCGCACCGCCAAGGTGGTGGCCACGCAGGAGGACCCCAGCCTCGTCCAGTTGGACATCGAGGTGATGCGCTACCCCGAGCTGCGCCGCGCGCTGGAGACCCGCGAGGCGGTGGTCATCGACGAGGCGCAGCGGGACCCGTTGATGGCGGACGTGCGCACCAGCATCCTCCCGCTGGGCGTGAAGTCCATCCTGGTGCAGCCCCTCATCTGCCAGGGCGACCTGCTGGGCGCGCTGTTCCTGCGCGTGTCGCGCGCGGACGCGTCGTTCGGTCGTGACGAGCAGGAGTTCGCGCAGGCCGTGGCCGGCGTGCTGGCCAACTCCATCCGCAACGCGCGCCTGCACACGGCGGTGAAGAAGAAGCGCGAGGACCTGGAGGAGGCGTACGTCCAGCGCTACCAGGAGCTGAACGATGCCAACCGGCGTCTGAAGGAACTCAACCGCCTCAAGGACGAAATCATCGCGGTGTGCAGCCACGACCTGCGCGCGCCGCTCCAGGTGCTCCTGGGGCACGGCCGCTTGCTCCAGGAAGGTCCGCTGGAGGCGCAGCAGCGCCAGTCCGCCGAGGCGATGATTCGCCAGGGCAAGAAGATCCTCGGGCTGGTGGAGTCGCTGCTGGAGAAGGGCAAGGGCGAGGCGGCCCGGTTGTCCATCGAGCCCCGCGTGCTGGACGTGGCGCAGCTCTGCCGCGACGCCGTCAACGAGCTGGAGATTCTGGCCGCGGACCGGGGCGTGGCCCTGCGCGCGGACTGCCCCGACAGCCTGATGCTCATTGGCGACGAGGTGAAGCTGCACGAGGTGCTGCAGAACCTCATCACCAACGCCATCCACCACGCGCGCCAGGACGGCGAGGTGGTGGTGAGCACCCAGCGCCTGGGCCGCCCGGACGGCGACGCTGCCAAGGTGTGCGTGCAGGACGACGGCGTGGGCATTCCGCCGGACGAGCTGCACCTCGTCTTCGACCGGTACCGTCACGGTGGCAAGGGCACCGGGCTGGGCCTGGCCATCTGCAAGGAGTTCGTGGAGCTGCACGGCGGTGAAATCTGGGCGGAGAGCCCGCCGGACACCGGCTGCGTCTTCGTCTTCACGCTGCCGCTGGCGCAGGAAGCGGCGCGCAACCCGCGTCCGCCTCCCGCCGCCGCGCCCTCGCCGCAGGAGCAGCCGCGCGTGCTGGTGGTGGAGGACGAGCCGGAGATCGCCGCCGTCCTGTCGGAGGTGCTGCGCTCCAAGTACCGCGTCGACGTGGCGCGCGACGGCGCCGAGGGCCTGGCCCGGGCGAAGGCCCAGCGTCCGGATCTGGTGGTCATGGACGTGTTCCTGCCCAAGCTGGACGGCCTGGACGCGGCCATGGCGCTCAAGTCCTCCACGGACACGGCGCGCATCCCCGTCATCCTGCTGTCCGCCCACCAGGGCGTCGCGGAGAAGGTCCGCTCGCTGAACCTGGGCGCGGTGGACTACATGAGCAAGCCGTTCAACGCGGTGGAGCTCCTCAACCGCACCGAGCGCGCCCTCAAGCTGCGCCAGGGCGAGCGCGAGCAGCAGGAGAAGGAGAAGTCCAGCGCCCTGCAGCGCCGCACGGGCAGCGACCCCGCAACGGGCCTGCACGACCGGCGGGGGCTGCTCCTGCGGTTGGAGCAGGAGGTGGCCCGCAGCCGCCGCTACCACCGTGCGCTCAGCCTGGCGGTGCTGCGCCCCGACCGTCCGGTGGACCCGGTGCCTTCCAGCATCGCCGACGTCATGCGCAAGCGGGTGCGCCATCCGGATGCCATCTCCCACCTGGGCGGAGGGGTGTTCGCCGTCGTCCTGCCGGAGTGCCAGGCGGATGCCGCTCGGGCCGTCATCAACCGCATGCTGCCGGATGTGGAGAAGGTGACGGACACGGAGTACCGGTCGGCGGTGGCGGATGTGAGCCAGGACAGCGACTCGGTGGAGATGCTGCTGGAGAAGCTGGGCGCTCCGGGTCCCGAAGACACCTGA
- a CDS encoding tetratricopeptide repeat protein has product MSSSRLLVSALLAALVAPGALAAAPSRRPRVDREAMREAIDAAATDEGHYASSASYTNFLESRLRHHVGDHRGSVDALRLALATDDANPLLLTRLGEEYARLGDLTRAERELRKAVLRAPTYYPAHVLLGRVLMESKRFTRSRLHLRRAMTLKPREPEAYLVMAQLHMELGAPDAAVKVVESLAQALPGEASGYQRLGLALAERGDSARAERMLVEAAVRAPGDVEVLTALARLYEDTGRPAQAEETLARALERDPDSREVLLSAGRMALKADSVVRARAYFDRLLSLSSEPEIPVRVAFSYLAAREPSAAAEVLESARRGDPGEPRLAYYAGLVHERMRRFSDAAVAFEGVPQESDVFADARVRRARSLSLVGEHSRAITLYRAAIQDAPEDVDLRAQFARALERGGTPGRAEALLREALDAGPSAALYDALAAMLHRQGRGDEALRLLGDAVARFPRDEDLLYVLGAAHERQGDVPGALARMRAVLAVSPDHAAALNFLGYLLAQAGQNLDEAERRVRRALELRPETGAYLDSLGWVYFRRGDYTRAVDALERASSLSPDEPVILEHLGDAYQRASRMDEAAAVWRRALEVLTLDPESAEPPEQRAALERKLKALPTRAPDR; this is encoded by the coding sequence GTGAGCTCGTCCCGACTCCTCGTCTCCGCCTTGCTGGCCGCCCTCGTGGCGCCGGGTGCCCTCGCGGCGGCCCCGTCGCGACGGCCCCGCGTGGACCGGGAGGCGATGCGGGAGGCCATCGACGCCGCCGCGACGGATGAGGGCCATTACGCGTCCTCCGCCAGCTACACGAACTTCCTCGAGTCCCGACTCCGCCACCATGTGGGGGACCATCGGGGCTCGGTGGATGCGCTTCGCCTGGCTTTGGCCACGGATGACGCCAATCCGCTGCTGCTCACCCGGCTGGGCGAGGAGTACGCCCGGCTGGGCGACCTGACTCGCGCCGAGCGCGAGCTGCGCAAGGCGGTGCTCCGCGCTCCCACCTACTACCCGGCGCATGTCCTGCTCGGGCGGGTGCTCATGGAGTCGAAGCGCTTCACCCGTTCCCGCCTGCACCTGCGGCGCGCGATGACGCTCAAGCCGCGCGAACCCGAGGCCTACCTGGTGATGGCCCAGCTTCACATGGAGCTGGGGGCCCCGGACGCGGCGGTGAAGGTGGTGGAGTCGTTGGCGCAGGCGCTGCCGGGCGAGGCCTCGGGCTACCAGCGTCTGGGACTGGCCTTGGCGGAGCGCGGCGATTCGGCGCGTGCCGAGCGCATGCTGGTCGAGGCGGCCGTGCGGGCTCCGGGGGACGTGGAGGTGCTGACAGCGCTCGCGCGGCTCTACGAGGACACCGGCCGGCCCGCGCAGGCGGAGGAGACCCTGGCCCGCGCGCTGGAAAGAGATCCGGACAGCCGGGAGGTCCTGCTGTCCGCTGGCCGCATGGCCTTGAAGGCCGACTCCGTGGTCCGCGCGCGCGCGTACTTCGACCGGCTGCTGTCGCTTTCGTCCGAGCCGGAGATTCCGGTGCGGGTGGCGTTCAGCTACCTCGCCGCGCGCGAGCCCTCGGCGGCCGCGGAGGTCCTGGAGTCCGCGCGCCGGGGCGACCCAGGCGAGCCCCGGCTGGCCTACTACGCGGGGTTGGTCCACGAGCGGATGCGCCGCTTCTCCGATGCCGCGGTGGCCTTCGAAGGCGTGCCCCAGGAGTCGGACGTCTTCGCCGACGCACGCGTCCGCCGCGCGCGCAGCCTGTCCCTGGTGGGAGAGCATTCACGCGCCATCACGCTGTACCGAGCCGCCATCCAGGATGCGCCCGAGGACGTGGACCTCCGCGCGCAGTTCGCCCGCGCGCTGGAGCGGGGCGGCACGCCGGGCCGGGCGGAGGCGTTGCTGCGGGAGGCGCTCGACGCGGGGCCCTCCGCGGCGCTGTATGACGCGCTGGCCGCGATGCTCCACCGGCAAGGGCGTGGGGACGAGGCCCTTCGCTTGCTGGGGGACGCGGTGGCGCGCTTCCCCCGCGACGAGGACCTGCTCTACGTGCTGGGCGCGGCCCATGAGCGGCAAGGGGACGTCCCTGGCGCGCTGGCCCGCATGCGCGCGGTGCTGGCCGTGTCGCCGGACCACGCCGCGGCGCTGAACTTCCTCGGATACCTGTTGGCGCAGGCGGGGCAGAACCTGGACGAGGCCGAGCGGCGGGTGCGGCGGGCGTTGGAGCTGCGGCCGGAGACCGGGGCCTATCTGGACTCGCTGGGCTGGGTGTACTTCCGGCGGGGTGACTACACCCGGGCGGTGGACGCCTTGGAGCGCGCGTCGTCGTTGTCGCCGGACGAGCCCGTCATCCTCGAACACCTGGGAGACGCGTACCAGCGGGCGTCCCGGATGGACGAGGCCGCGGCCGTCTGGCGGCGCGCGCTGGAGGTGCTGACGCTGGACCCCGAGTCCGCCGAGCCCCCGGAACAGCGCGCGGCCCTGGAGCGCAAGCTCAAGGCGCTACCCACGCGTGCGCCAGACCGCTAA